The following proteins are encoded in a genomic region of Oryza brachyantha chromosome 11, ObraRS2, whole genome shotgun sequence:
- the LOC102722063 gene encoding uncharacterized protein LOC102722063, whose product MAGADSDAVTTAGGRHHGPPKIISARPKVRKTVYVVHEVKAAATAGEGDPPVPQGKIRLSQESVDAILAEDTTPHPMSDPSADLDLFRSLLPPELYEATERVLLSAARTEGRRRSRIVERHAWVRGELEKKGYVDVDEDKALTFTAIHLEEELE is encoded by the coding sequence ATGGCCGGTGCCGACTCAGACGCAGTGACCACCGCCGGAGGTCGTCACCATGGCCCGCCGAAGATCATCAGCGCTCGCCCCAAGGTGCGGAAGACGGTGTACGTGGTGCACGAggtgaaggcggcggcgacggccggcgagggGGACCCTCCGGTGCCACAGGGGAAGATCAGGCTCTCCCAGGAGAGCGTCGACGCGATCCTTGCCGAGGACACGACGCCGCATCCCATGTCCGACCCGTCCGCCGACCTGGACCTCTTCCGGAGCTTGCTTCCGCCGGAGCTGTACGAGGCGACGGAGCGCGTCCTGCTCAGCGCCGCCAGGACGgaagggaggcggcggagtcgCATCGTGGAGCGGCACGCGTGGGTCCGCGGCGAGCTGGAGAAGAAGGGGTACGTGGACGTTGACGAAGACAAGGCATTGACGTTCACTGCCATTCACCTCGAGGAGGAGCTCGAGTAG
- the LOC102721783 gene encoding uncharacterized protein LOC102721783, translating to MAIKTAKRKGKEEEDRDWATAMPADLSSFDDFLNCLSWERARPLPAIRERVPWLLLAVKAEQSYLRRLTPPSQGQFAALQLPGRHVRRGRREICLGSSRGWLVTANDFGCARVVNPLTGAAAPLPPLWTLPYLEAVHSSDGCVESFLYQDEHHRGGRGAHFSFEGLCDLVLLKAVVVDIGGGGATVAVLYRKQSEFAIARTGRRQRSWTLVHNGLDTIVDMKRHDDGKIYTVHLSGNVARWKIDCVVTKSPEIQEVTRVIDSSYHYVVKDNGKMSRVHERDGDDRAGECSYLAGAPNGKLYLLKRVYKHRQVGGQTQRSTAAFSAWFLRQRRRGRGGMKWVSNCRDDILGDLTAFVSCTGSVCVHTKKKKKKNALINSNSASVYFTEESVDYLGAAMVDSFGVSRTNVVPTTTTANHTMKEDEERETKTHQVKKLGRCMNWPPPFWFVPSLQGF from the coding sequence ATGGCGATCAAGACGGCGAAGCggaaggggaaggaggaggaggaccgaGACTGGGCGACGGCCATGCCCGCCGACCTCTCCTCGTTCGACGACTTCCTCAACTGCCTCAGCTGGGAGCGCGCGCGCCCCCTGCCCGCGATTAGGGAGCGCGTCCCCTGGCTGCTCCTCGCCGTCAAGGCCGAGCAGTCCTACCTCCGGCGCCTGACGCCGCCCTCGCAGGGGCAGTTCGCCGCGCTGCAGCTGCCCGGCCGCCACgtgcgccgcggccgccgcgagaTCTGCCTCGGGTCGTCCCGCGGGTGGCTCGTCACGGCGAACGACTTCGGCTGCGCGCGCGTCGTCAACCCGCTCACCGGAGCCGCggcgccgctcccgccgctcTGGACGCTGCCCTACCTCGAGGCCGTCCACAGCTCTGACGGATGCGTCGAGAGCTTCCTCTACCAGGACGAAcaccaccgcggcggccggggagcgCATTTCTCGTTCGAAGGCCTCTGCGACCTCGTCCTGCTCAAGGCCGTCGTCGTGGatatcggcggcggcggcgccaccgtcgccgtcctgTACAGGAAGCAAAGCGAGTTCGCCATCGCGCGAACGGGGCGGCGCCAGCGCTCGTGGACGCTCGTCCACAACGGCCTGGACACAATCGTCGACATGAAAAggcacgacgacggcaagATCTACACGGTGCACCTGTCCGGCAACGTCGCGCGCTGGAAGATCGACTGCGTCGTCACCAAGTCGCCGGAGATTCAGGAGGTGACGCGGGTCATCGACTCCTCGTACCACTACGTCGTCAAGGACAACGGCAAGATGTCCCGAGTGCAcgaacgcgacggcgacgaccgcgccGGCGAGTGCAGCTACCTCGCCGGAGCTCCGAACGGCAAGCTGTACCTCCTCAAACGGGTCTACAAGCACAGGCAGGTCGGCGGCCAGACGCAGCGCAGCACGGCGGCGTTCAGCGCATGGTTCCTGAGGCAGAGGCGGAGAGGAAGGGGCGGGATGAAGTGGGTGAGCAACTGCCGCGACGACATCCTCGGCGACCTGACGGCATTCGTCAGTTGCACCGGCTCGGTGTGCGTCCACaccaaaaagaagaagaagaagaatgcGCTCATCAACAGCAACTCTGCCTCCGTGTATTTCACAGAGGAGTCCGTGGACTACCTCGGCGCAGCCATGGTCGACAGCTTCGGCGTGAGCAGGACCAATGTCGTgccaacgacgacgacggcgaatCACACGATGAAGGAGGACGAAGAGAGGGAGACGAAGACCCATCAGGTGAAGAAGCTTGGGCGATGCATGAACTGGCCACCTCCGTTTTGGTTCGTCCCAAGCCTTCAAGGGTTTTGA